The Oscillospiraceae bacterium genome has a segment encoding these proteins:
- the sufB gene encoding Fe-S cluster assembly protein SufB produces MEEKTYVADIDRTVYDIKDDEKDAYKLQAGLTPEIVQKISDEKNDPAWMQLFRLQSLQVYNESRVPQWGPPIDGLDMDNIVTYVRPNTKMSAKWSDVPKDIKDTFERLGIPQAERKSLAGVGAQYDSELVYHNVREEVAAQGVVYTDLESAMHGPYAEMIQKHFMKLVKPTDHKFAALHGAVWSGGSFVYVPPGVSVTIPLQSYFRLNAPGAGQFEHTLIIVDEGAYLHFIEGCSAPKYNVANLHAGCVELFVGKNAKLRYSTIENWSKNMYNLNTKRALVEEGGTIEWVSGSFGSHVSYLYPMSILKGKGARMEYTGITFAGAGQNLDTGVKVVHAAPETTSVMNARSISKDGGISTFRSSVQVQKTAPGSKSTVSCQSLMLDDISRSDTIPAMDIRTRDADVGHEAKIGRISDDAVFYLMSRGLSEEEARAMIVSGFADDVSKELPLEYAVEMNNLIRLEMKGSIG; encoded by the coding sequence GTGGAAGAAAAAACCTATGTGGCAGACATTGACCGCACGGTCTATGACATAAAAGACGACGAAAAAGATGCCTACAAGCTGCAAGCGGGCTTGACCCCGGAGATCGTACAGAAGATCAGCGATGAGAAGAACGATCCGGCATGGATGCAGCTGTTTCGGCTCCAGTCCCTGCAAGTTTACAATGAGAGCCGGGTGCCGCAGTGGGGCCCGCCCATTGACGGACTGGATATGGACAACATCGTAACCTATGTGCGCCCCAACACCAAAATGAGCGCCAAGTGGTCCGATGTACCCAAAGATATTAAAGATACATTTGAGCGCCTGGGCATTCCCCAGGCAGAGCGCAAGTCCCTTGCCGGTGTGGGCGCCCAGTATGACTCAGAGCTGGTGTACCACAATGTGCGAGAGGAAGTGGCCGCCCAGGGCGTGGTCTATACAGACCTGGAAAGCGCTATGCACGGCCCTTATGCGGAGATGATCCAAAAGCACTTTATGAAGCTGGTAAAACCCACGGACCACAAATTCGCCGCCCTGCACGGCGCCGTTTGGTCCGGCGGTTCCTTTGTGTATGTGCCGCCGGGGGTGTCCGTGACCATTCCGCTGCAATCCTACTTTCGGCTGAATGCGCCGGGCGCCGGCCAGTTTGAGCACACGCTGATCATCGTAGACGAGGGGGCGTACCTGCACTTTATCGAGGGCTGCTCCGCACCCAAGTACAATGTAGCCAACCTGCACGCCGGGTGCGTGGAGCTGTTCGTTGGCAAGAACGCCAAGCTGCGCTACTCTACCATTGAGAACTGGTCCAAGAATATGTACAACCTGAACACCAAGCGGGCGCTGGTAGAGGAGGGGGGCACCATTGAGTGGGTGTCCGGCTCCTTTGGCTCCCATGTGTCTTACCTGTACCCCATGAGTATTCTAAAGGGCAAGGGTGCCCGCATGGAATACACCGGCATTACCTTTGCCGGGGCGGGGCAGAACCTGGACACCGGCGTTAAAGTGGTTCACGCTGCGCCGGAGACCACCTCCGTGATGAACGCCCGCTCCATTTCCAAGGACGGGGGCATCAGCACCTTCCGCAGCAGCGTACAGGTGCAAAAGACCGCACCGGGCAGCAAATCCACCGTGTCTTGCCAGTCCCTGATGCTGGACGATATTTCCCGGTCAGACACCATTCCCGCCATGGATATTCGCACCCGTGACGCGGATGTGGGCCACGAGGCCAAAATCGGCCGAATCAGCGACGACGCGGTATTTTATCTCATGTCCCGCGGACTTAGCGAGGAAGAGGCCCGCGCCATGATCGTCAGCGGCTTTGCAGACGATGTGTCCAAGGAACTGCCGCTGGAATACGCCGTTGAAATGAATAACTTAATTCGCTTAGAGATGAAAGGCAGCATTGGCTGA
- a CDS encoding sporulation protein YqfD — protein MTRLYWYLRGYVQFVFTGGFAEDFINALGELGITLPGLQRQGSHLRGVCSVGTYMQLHKAARQAGGRVRITARRGLPFFLRRLRGRWGLPMGAVAFALVLCVLSGFIWDVQVVGNNRVGTGTLETYLAQNGVAVGKPWQGAARSRLNYRLLGDFPDLAWAHINKVGATARLEVAERVDTPKTKSDREQSQWGAARRELRCTVRRLQVHRVQTGRQVCRGVYFYGLTLVPMGKDAPPMTEVTEQRRLLRLNGRALPMGSVTRTRTAYRRVEQRLTVQAATALAKAALEEKRAQELPGATIINACVTVEVTPDTVTAVGAYTVQVQSLQTDRDRA, from the coding sequence ATGACCCGATTGTACTGGTATCTTCGCGGGTATGTGCAGTTTGTATTTACAGGCGGGTTTGCAGAGGATTTTATCAATGCGTTGGGGGAGCTGGGCATAACGCTGCCCGGCTTGCAGCGACAGGGGAGCCACCTGCGCGGTGTGTGCAGTGTGGGGACTTATATGCAGCTGCACAAGGCGGCGCGGCAGGCCGGCGGCCGGGTGCGTATTACTGCCCGGCGAGGGCTGCCCTTTTTTCTCCGACGTTTGCGGGGGCGTTGGGGACTGCCGATGGGGGCGGTGGCTTTTGCACTGGTGCTGTGTGTGCTCAGCGGGTTTATCTGGGATGTGCAGGTGGTGGGCAATAATCGAGTGGGCACCGGCACACTGGAGACTTATTTGGCGCAGAATGGCGTGGCCGTGGGCAAGCCTTGGCAGGGGGCGGCGCGCAGTCGGCTGAACTATCGACTGCTGGGGGATTTCCCGGATCTGGCCTGGGCGCATATCAACAAGGTGGGCGCCACCGCCCGGCTGGAGGTGGCAGAGCGGGTAGATACCCCTAAGACGAAAAGCGACAGGGAGCAGAGCCAATGGGGCGCTGCCCGGCGAGAACTGCGCTGTACCGTTCGTCGGCTGCAGGTACACCGGGTGCAAACCGGGCGGCAGGTGTGCCGCGGGGTGTATTTTTACGGCTTGACGCTGGTGCCCATGGGTAAGGACGCACCGCCGATGACGGAGGTGACGGAGCAGCGCCGTCTGTTGCGCCTAAACGGTCGGGCGTTGCCTATGGGCAGCGTTACGCGCACCCGCACCGCTTACCGCCGCGTGGAGCAACGCCTAACGGTGCAGGCGGCCACGGCGCTGGCTAAGGCGGCACTGGAGGAAAAACGGGCGCAGGAGCTGCCGGGCGCCACCATCATCAATGCCTGTGTGACGGTGGAGGTGACCCCGGATACGGTCACGGCCGTAGGCGCCTACACCGTGCAGGTGCAAAGCCTGCAAACCGATCGAGATCGGGCATGA
- the uxuA gene encoding mannonate dehydratase, which translates to MQMTFRWFGKEKDTVSLEQIRQIPGVTGVVPALHDLPAGAPWTMDRVQAMYDEITAAGLTMECIESVNVHEDIKIGLPSRDQYIENYKTSIRNLSKVGVKVICYNFMPVFDWTRTDLYMPLPDGSTCLSYDGKQVEGKSPEDMFREIDDNSNGYAMPGWEPERMGEIKELFAKYKDVTAEDLWANLKYFLEAIMPVCEACDVKMAIHPDDPPWGIFGLPRIITDKAAVERLLTMVPSKYNGLTLCTGSLGASPKNDMVEIIHAAGDRIYFAHLRNVAINDRWFNETAHESAYGSLDMYEIVKALQEEGFDGYVRPDHGRMIWGEVARPGYGLFDRALGVSYLNGLWEAVEKSRRA; encoded by the coding sequence ATGCAGATGACATTCCGTTGGTTTGGCAAGGAAAAGGACACGGTCTCTCTGGAGCAGATCCGTCAGATCCCCGGCGTGACCGGAGTGGTGCCTGCCTTGCACGACCTGCCCGCCGGTGCGCCGTGGACCATGGACCGAGTACAGGCCATGTATGACGAGATCACTGCTGCCGGGCTGACCATGGAGTGCATTGAGAGCGTCAATGTGCACGAGGATATTAAGATCGGACTGCCCAGCCGGGATCAGTATATTGAGAATTACAAAACCTCGATTCGCAATCTGTCCAAGGTTGGGGTCAAGGTGATCTGTTACAACTTTATGCCGGTGTTTGACTGGACCCGCACGGACCTGTATATGCCCCTGCCGGACGGTTCTACCTGCCTGAGCTATGACGGCAAGCAGGTGGAGGGCAAGTCCCCGGAGGATATGTTCCGTGAGATCGACGACAACTCTAACGGTTACGCCATGCCCGGCTGGGAGCCGGAGCGCATGGGCGAGATCAAAGAGCTGTTCGCAAAGTATAAAGATGTGACCGCCGAGGATCTGTGGGCCAACTTAAAGTATTTCTTAGAGGCGATTATGCCCGTTTGTGAGGCATGCGATGTAAAGATGGCCATTCACCCGGACGATCCGCCATGGGGCATCTTTGGCCTGCCAAGAATTATTACGGACAAGGCGGCGGTAGAGCGGCTGCTGACCATGGTGCCCAGCAAGTATAACGGCTTGACCCTGTGCACCGGTTCTCTGGGCGCCAGTCCCAAGAACGATATGGTGGAGATCATCCACGCTGCCGGGGATCGCATTTACTTTGCCCACCTGCGCAATGTGGCGATCAATGACCGCTGGTTTAACGAGACGGCACATGAGAGCGCCTACGGCTCTTTGGATATGTATGAGATTGTAAAGGCCCTGCAAGAGGAGGGTTTTGACGGCTATGTGCGCCCGGACCATGGGCGTATGATCTGGGGCGAAGTCGCCCGACCCGGCTATGGTCTGTTTGACCGGGCACTGGGTGTGTCTTACCTGAACGGCTTGTGGGAAGCGGTAGAAAAATCCCGCAGGGCGTAA
- a CDS encoding SUF system NifU family Fe-S cluster assembly protein, whose amino-acid sequence MENRNFYNQILTEHNLHPEHKHDLADANLVLEGVNPSCGDDIVLKLKVEDGVITDGAFVGDGCAISQASADIMLDLIIGEKKEDALHLAELFLKMIKDSITEEEMEELDEAAALQDVAHMPARVKCAVLGWHTMEEMFDLDKQQDAKQ is encoded by the coding sequence ATGGAGAATAGAAATTTTTATAACCAGATCTTAACGGAGCACAATCTGCACCCGGAGCACAAGCACGATTTGGCAGACGCCAACTTGGTGCTGGAGGGGGTCAACCCCAGCTGCGGCGACGACATTGTGCTAAAGCTGAAAGTGGAGGACGGCGTGATCACCGACGGCGCTTTTGTAGGCGACGGCTGCGCCATCTCTCAGGCCTCGGCGGATATTATGCTGGACCTGATCATCGGCGAAAAGAAAGAGGATGCCCTGCACCTGGCAGAGCTGTTCCTAAAAATGATCAAAGACTCCATTACCGAGGAGGAAATGGAGGAGCTGGACGAGGCAGCGGCGCTGCAAGATGTGGCCCACATGCCCGCCAGAGTCAAATGCGCTGTGCTGGGTTGGCACACTATGGAAGAAATGTTTGACCTGGACAAGCAGCAAGACGCAAAGCAGTAA
- a CDS encoding SufD family Fe-S cluster assembly protein, with protein MTKENTLVVNPLPSPTWNRLHMNETTVTLSPLDGPCKADWSGAEVTTAPAPATVVSTGMGQEAEAAFASLETDRITAKANTDTTARLTLCADGAKNARRVELSAESNSHLTVVMDLQSTADAPCLALETRVELAPGAKVRLVQLSLPGTDCTVVNNIGAHCGAGADFQLVQLFLGGKATYAGCKTHLDGDDSRFTADIGYLGTGDRTFDFNYDALQTGRRTVSNMNADGVLQDRSTKLFRGTIDFQKGAAGSKGDEKEDVLLLGEDVVNRTIPLILCAEEDVEGNHGASIGQLDEDILFYMNSRGLSRAEAELLITRSKLEALCAKANDPGLTDRVHRYLEENAQ; from the coding sequence ATGACAAAAGAAAATACCCTTGTAGTCAATCCCCTGCCGTCCCCCACCTGGAACCGACTGCACATGAACGAAACCACGGTGACCCTGTCCCCGCTGGACGGCCCCTGCAAAGCGGACTGGAGCGGTGCGGAAGTGACCACCGCCCCGGCTCCTGCCACAGTGGTTTCCACCGGTATGGGCCAAGAAGCGGAAGCGGCCTTTGCCTCCCTGGAGACGGACCGGATCACCGCCAAAGCGAATACCGACACCACCGCCCGGCTGACCCTGTGCGCCGACGGCGCCAAGAACGCCCGCCGAGTGGAGCTGTCCGCAGAGTCAAACAGCCACTTGACTGTGGTGATGGACCTGCAAAGCACGGCGGACGCCCCCTGCCTGGCCCTGGAGACCCGGGTAGAACTGGCCCCCGGTGCCAAAGTGCGGCTGGTGCAACTGAGTCTGCCGGGCACGGACTGCACGGTGGTCAACAACATTGGCGCCCACTGCGGTGCCGGTGCAGACTTTCAGCTGGTGCAGTTGTTTTTGGGCGGCAAAGCCACCTACGCCGGGTGCAAGACCCACCTGGACGGAGACGACAGCCGCTTTACCGCAGACATCGGCTACCTGGGCACCGGGGATCGCACCTTTGACTTTAACTATGACGCCCTGCAAACCGGGCGCCGCACCGTAAGCAATATGAACGCAGATGGGGTGCTGCAAGACCGCAGCACCAAGCTGTTCCGGGGCACCATTGACTTTCAAAAAGGCGCCGCCGGCTCTAAGGGCGACGAAAAGGAAGATGTGTTGCTGCTGGGTGAAGATGTAGTGAACCGTACCATTCCCCTGATCCTGTGCGCCGAGGAAGATGTAGAGGGCAACCACGGAGCCAGCATCGGCCAGCTGGACGAGGACATTCTGTTCTATATGAATTCCAGAGGGCTGAGCCGGGCAGAGGCCGAGCTGTTGATCACCCGCTCCAAGCTGGAGGCGCTTTGCGCCAAGGCAAACGACCCGGGGCTCACCGATCGGGTGCACCGTTATTTGGAGGAAAATGCCCAATGA
- a CDS encoding SufS family cysteine desulfurase, translating to MTQQEIMNYRADFPLLRESKVAYLDNAATSQRPDCVLDAQRKFYETHNANPLRGLYQLGMDATEDYAAARETVRRFLNAKSDSEIIFTRNATESLNLVAYSYGLHRIGPEDEIVVSIAEHHSNMLPWRMVARQTGATLRYLECTPDGSLPMAELEAKITDKTALVAVAQVSNVFGRTNPMDTIIDLAHKHGAVVVMDAAQSAPHMPIDVQALGVDFVAFSGHKLMGPMGIGVLYGKEELLEEMPPFLSGGEMIEYVTRDKVTYAPLPHKFEAGTVNAAGAVGLAAAIDYLTAIGWDKLHAQEVALTDFSLQGLRAMPYVHVIGAEKAENHCGILTFTVDGVHPHDISAILDAADVAIRAGHHCAQPLMQHLGTPSTARASLFFYNTEEEVQRFLDAVASLRRQMGYGE from the coding sequence ATGACCCAGCAAGAAATTATGAATTACCGGGCGGACTTTCCCCTGCTGCGGGAGAGCAAGGTGGCCTACCTGGATAACGCCGCCACCAGCCAGCGCCCGGACTGCGTGCTGGACGCCCAGCGCAAATTTTACGAGACCCACAACGCCAACCCCCTGCGGGGTCTGTACCAACTGGGTATGGACGCTACGGAGGACTACGCCGCCGCCCGAGAGACGGTGCGCCGTTTTCTGAACGCCAAAAGCGACAGCGAAATTATCTTTACCCGCAACGCCACAGAGAGCCTGAACCTGGTGGCATACAGCTACGGCCTGCACCGAATCGGCCCGGAGGACGAGATCGTTGTAAGCATTGCGGAGCACCACTCCAATATGCTGCCCTGGCGGATGGTTGCCCGGCAAACCGGCGCCACCCTGCGCTATCTGGAATGTACGCCGGACGGCAGCCTGCCTATGGCGGAGCTGGAAGCGAAGATCACAGACAAAACCGCTCTGGTGGCTGTGGCGCAGGTGTCCAATGTATTTGGCCGCACCAATCCAATGGACACCATCATTGATTTGGCCCACAAGCACGGCGCCGTGGTAGTGATGGACGCCGCCCAAAGCGCTCCCCACATGCCGATTGATGTGCAGGCACTGGGCGTGGACTTTGTGGCCTTTTCCGGCCACAAGCTAATGGGTCCCATGGGCATCGGCGTGCTGTATGGCAAGGAAGAATTGTTAGAAGAAATGCCGCCTTTCTTATCCGGCGGCGAGATGATCGAGTATGTGACCCGGGACAAGGTGACTTACGCCCCCCTGCCCCATAAATTTGAAGCCGGCACGGTCAACGCTGCCGGTGCGGTGGGTCTGGCCGCCGCCATTGACTACCTGACCGCCATTGGGTGGGACAAGCTGCACGCCCAGGAGGTAGCGCTGACGGATTTTTCCCTGCAAGGGCTGCGTGCCATGCCGTATGTGCATGTGATCGGCGCGGAAAAGGCAGAGAATCACTGTGGCATTTTGACCTTTACCGTTGACGGCGTGCACCCCCACGACATCAGCGCCATTTTGGACGCGGCCGATGTGGCCATTCGTGCCGGGCACCATTGCGCCCAGCCGCTGATGCAGCACCTGGGCACCCCGTCCACCGCCCGCGCCAGCCTGTTCTTCTACAATACAGAAGAAGAAGTACAGCGATTTTTAGACGCGGTGGCGTCCCTAAGGAGGCAAATGGGCTATGGAGAATAG
- a CDS encoding SDR family oxidoreductase, translating to MFNHENLKGRVAVVTGGGGVLCGGFAKTLAAQGCKVAVLDLNEAAAQAVADEINANGGQAIAVGCNVLEPASMRAARDVIAEKLGTCDILLNGAGGNNPKGTTTKETLEKIDLAQQDPEVKTFFDLDPQGISFVFNLNFLGTLIPTQIFAKDMAEKGKGCIVMVTSMNAFRPLTKIPAYSAAKAAVKNFTEWMAVHFADMGIRVNAIAPGFFSTKQNATLLWNPDGTPTARTGKILAATPMDRFGEPEELAGTLLFLCDEAYSGFITGVNIPVDGGFNAYSGV from the coding sequence ATGTTTAATCACGAGAACTTAAAGGGCCGCGTGGCCGTGGTCACCGGTGGCGGCGGCGTGCTGTGCGGCGGCTTTGCCAAAACCTTGGCGGCGCAGGGCTGCAAGGTGGCTGTGTTGGATCTGAACGAAGCGGCTGCCCAGGCAGTGGCCGACGAGATCAACGCCAACGGCGGACAGGCGATTGCCGTGGGCTGCAATGTGTTGGAGCCGGCGTCAATGCGCGCCGCGCGGGATGTGATTGCCGAGAAGCTGGGCACCTGTGACATTCTGTTAAACGGTGCCGGCGGCAACAACCCCAAGGGTACCACCACCAAGGAGACTTTGGAAAAGATTGATCTGGCTCAGCAGGATCCGGAGGTTAAGACCTTCTTCGATCTGGATCCCCAGGGCATCAGCTTTGTATTTAATTTGAACTTTTTAGGCACCCTGATCCCCACGCAGATCTTTGCCAAGGATATGGCAGAGAAGGGCAAGGGCTGCATTGTGATGGTTACCTCTATGAATGCGTTTCGTCCGCTGACCAAAATTCCGGCGTACAGCGCTGCTAAGGCTGCGGTAAAGAACTTTACCGAGTGGATGGCCGTGCACTTTGCGGATATGGGTATTCGTGTCAACGCCATTGCCCCGGGCTTTTTCTCCACCAAGCAGAATGCGACCCTGCTGTGGAACCCGGACGGCACCCCCACTGCCCGCACCGGCAAGATTTTGGCTGCTACGCCGATGGATCGCTTTGGCGAGCCGGAGGAGCTGGCCGGCACGCTGCTGTTCCTTTGCGATGAGGCGTACAGCGGCTTTATTACCGGCGTGAACATTCCGGTGGACGGTGGCTTTAACGCCTATTCCGGTGTGTGA
- the sufC gene encoding Fe-S cluster assembly ATPase SufC translates to MSQHLLDIENLTVAVEDKEILHGVNLQVNEGETHVLMGPNGAGKSTLGYALMGNPQYKVTGGSILFHGKEQQGLSADQRAKEGMFLSFQNPLEVPGLSLKSFVRSTLAQRTGKRVKLFAFEKQFNEAAKLLQMDPAYGDRDLNVGFSGGEKKKAEILQMLLLRPSLAILDETDSGLDVDAVRTVSRGVEAYQKEQKGALLIITHSTRILESLHVDYTHILVNGRIVKTGDGSLVDEINARGFEAYEQA, encoded by the coding sequence ATGTCCCAGCACTTACTGGATATTGAGAATTTGACCGTTGCCGTAGAGGATAAAGAGATCCTGCACGGCGTGAATTTACAGGTAAACGAGGGCGAGACCCATGTGCTCATGGGCCCCAACGGCGCCGGCAAGTCCACCCTGGGCTACGCCCTGATGGGCAATCCCCAGTACAAGGTAACCGGCGGCTCCATTCTGTTCCACGGCAAGGAGCAGCAGGGGCTATCCGCCGACCAGCGGGCCAAGGAGGGTATGTTCCTGTCCTTCCAAAATCCCCTGGAGGTGCCCGGCCTGTCGCTGAAAAGCTTTGTGCGCAGCACCCTGGCGCAGCGCACCGGCAAGCGGGTGAAGCTGTTTGCCTTTGAAAAACAGTTTAATGAGGCGGCAAAGCTGCTGCAAATGGACCCGGCCTACGGCGATCGGGACCTAAATGTGGGCTTCTCCGGCGGCGAGAAGAAAAAAGCGGAAATTCTGCAAATGCTGTTGCTGCGCCCCAGTCTGGCGATCCTGGACGAGACGGACTCCGGCCTGGATGTGGACGCGGTGCGCACCGTATCTCGTGGCGTGGAGGCCTATCAAAAAGAGCAAAAAGGCGCCCTGCTGATCATCACCCACTCCACCCGTATTTTGGAGAGCCTGCATGTGGATTACACCCATATTTTAGTCAACGGACGGATCGTAAAGACCGGCGACGGCTCCCTGGTGGACGAGATCAATGCCCGTGGGTTTGAAGCCTACGAGCAGGCGTAA
- a CDS encoding sugar kinase, translated as MDLKLRPKEECKFDEISLGEIMLRLDPGEGRIKTSRTFRAWEGGGEYNVARGLRRCFGMRTGVVTAFAENEVGYLLEDLILQGGVDTSLIRWVPFDGIGRSVRNGLNFVERGYGIRGAVSTSDRGNTAISQLKPGDVDWDYIFGTLGVRWLHTGGIYAALSENSAAVVLEAVKAAKKYGTVVSYDLNYRASLWKGIGGQEKAQEVNKEIAKYIDVMIGNEEDFTACLGLEVEGNDKDLKSLNMDGYYKMIEAATKAYPNFKVIATTLRTVKTATVNDWKAICWADGQIYKSMEFPGLEILDRVGGGDSFASGLIYGLMTFGDAQQAVNYGVVHGALAMTTPGDTSMASLKEVEAKVHGAGARVQR; from the coding sequence ATGGATTTGAAATTAAGACCCAAGGAAGAATGTAAGTTCGACGAGATTTCGTTGGGCGAGATCATGCTGCGCCTGGACCCGGGCGAGGGACGGATCAAGACTTCCCGCACCTTCCGTGCCTGGGAGGGCGGCGGCGAGTATAATGTGGCCCGCGGGCTGCGCCGCTGCTTTGGAATGCGCACCGGCGTGGTCACTGCTTTTGCAGAGAATGAGGTGGGTTACCTGTTGGAGGATCTGATCCTCCAGGGCGGGGTAGATACCTCCCTGATCCGCTGGGTGCCCTTTGACGGCATTGGCCGCAGTGTGCGCAACGGACTGAACTTTGTGGAGCGGGGCTACGGTATTCGCGGCGCTGTCAGCACCTCTGACCGGGGCAACACCGCCATTTCTCAGCTGAAGCCCGGCGATGTGGATTGGGATTATATCTTTGGCACCCTGGGTGTGCGCTGGCTGCACACCGGCGGGATTTACGCCGCTTTGTCGGAGAATTCCGCTGCCGTGGTGCTGGAGGCAGTAAAGGCTGCCAAGAAGTACGGCACCGTGGTGTCTTACGACTTGAATTACCGTGCCTCTCTGTGGAAGGGCATCGGCGGCCAGGAAAAGGCCCAGGAAGTGAACAAGGAGATCGCCAAGTATATTGATGTAATGATCGGCAATGAAGAGGACTTTACCGCTTGCCTTGGTTTGGAGGTTGAGGGCAACGACAAGGACTTGAAGAGCCTGAATATGGACGGCTATTACAAGATGATCGAGGCTGCCACCAAGGCGTACCCCAACTTTAAGGTGATCGCCACCACTCTGCGTACTGTAAAGACCGCCACCGTCAATGATTGGAAAGCCATTTGCTGGGCAGACGGCCAGATCTACAAGTCCATGGAGTTCCCGGGATTGGAAATTCTGGATCGCGTTGGCGGCGGCGATAGCTTTGCCTCCGGCTTGATCTACGGTTTGATGACCTTTGGCGACGCCCAGCAGGCGGTGAACTATGGCGTGGTTCACGGCGCATTGGCTATGACCACCCCCGGGGATACCAGCATGGCATCCCTCAAAGAGGTAGAAGCGAAAGTTCATGGTGCAGGCGCCAGAGTGCAGAGATAA
- the uxaC gene encoding glucuronate isomerase has translation MKPFMDKDFLLDTPTARHLYHDYCEALPICDYHCHLSPKEIYENAQPTDISALWLSGDHYKWRAMRSCGVDERYCTGDASPREKFQKFAYTLQYAIGNPLYHWAHIELQMYFGIDTPLSAATADDIYDRANGVIAAGDFRPRTLIEKSKVKVLCTTDDPADDLAYHKKIAALPDFDCKVLPTFRPDKALNIQAPDFADYMDTLAAAAGMEIHTVDDVIAALRSRAEYFHSVGCRVSDQAFDVPPYAPAAPEQVQAVFAKALAGVPVTEQEAQIYKTPVLLALGKLYHELHWTMEVHIGAMRNNNSRMFRALGPDTGFDSVDDGRVARPLSRLLDAMDSTDSLPKTILFNLNDKDNTVLATMLGNFQSTEAASKIQYGPAWWFLDTMDGMTAQLKSLGNLGVLGKFVGMETDSRSFTSYGRHAYFRRILCALIGRWVEQGWYANDDAVLKEIVQGISYNNAIAYFDFA, from the coding sequence ATGAAGCCTTTTATGGACAAGGACTTTTTGCTGGATACCCCAACGGCCCGGCACCTGTACCACGACTACTGTGAGGCGCTGCCCATTTGTGACTATCACTGCCACTTAAGTCCCAAGGAGATCTATGAGAACGCCCAGCCTACGGACATTTCCGCCCTGTGGCTGTCCGGCGATCATTATAAGTGGCGGGCCATGCGCTCCTGCGGTGTGGACGAGCGGTACTGCACCGGCGACGCCAGCCCCAGAGAGAAGTTCCAAAAATTTGCCTACACTTTGCAATACGCCATCGGCAACCCGCTGTATCACTGGGCGCATATAGAATTGCAGATGTATTTCGGCATTGATACCCCTTTGTCTGCCGCCACGGCAGATGACATTTACGACCGCGCCAATGGGGTTATCGCTGCCGGGGATTTTCGCCCCCGCACACTGATTGAAAAGAGCAAGGTCAAAGTGCTGTGCACCACGGACGACCCGGCGGACGACCTGGCGTATCACAAGAAGATCGCCGCCCTGCCGGACTTTGACTGCAAGGTGCTGCCCACCTTCCGCCCGGATAAGGCACTGAATATTCAGGCACCGGACTTTGCGGACTATATGGACACTTTGGCTGCCGCTGCGGGTATGGAAATTCATACGGTGGACGATGTGATCGCCGCCCTGCGCAGTCGGGCAGAATACTTCCATTCTGTGGGCTGCCGGGTGTCTGATCAGGCCTTTGATGTGCCGCCCTACGCCCCCGCTGCACCGGAACAGGTGCAGGCTGTCTTTGCCAAGGCACTGGCCGGGGTGCCGGTGACGGAGCAGGAGGCGCAGATCTATAAAACCCCGGTGCTGCTGGCACTGGGCAAGCTGTACCATGAGCTGCACTGGACGATGGAAGTGCACATTGGTGCCATGCGCAACAACAACAGCCGAATGTTCCGCGCCCTGGGGCCGGACACCGGTTTTGATTCAGTAGATGACGGTCGGGTGGCACGGCCCCTGTCTCGCCTGCTGGACGCTATGGACAGCACGGACAGCCTGCCCAAGACCATCCTGTTCAACCTGAACGACAAGGACAACACGGTGCTGGCGACCATGCTGGGTAACTTCCAGTCCACGGAGGCTGCGTCTAAAATTCAGTATGGACCGGCTTGGTGGTTCCTGGACACCATGGATGGTATGACCGCCCAGCTAAAGAGTCTGGGTAACCTGGGCGTGCTGGGCAAGTTTGTGGGCATGGAGACGGACTCTCGCTCCTTTACCTCCTACGGTCGCCACGCCTACTTCCGCCGCATTCTTTGCGCCCTGATCGGTCGCTGGGTGGAGCAAGGCTGGTACGCCAATGACGACGCGGTGCTGAAAGAGATCGTACAGGGCATTAGCTACAATAACGCCATTGCCTATTTTGATTTTGCATAA